In Zingiber officinale cultivar Zhangliang chromosome 11B, Zo_v1.1, whole genome shotgun sequence, a single window of DNA contains:
- the LOC122034739 gene encoding uncharacterized protein LOC122034739, whose product MAEEQEALFQAASPCVLYYVQSPSSASHTNSSTHPATSSSAFHLSPSFSAHDNDVDAVRATDAVADSRFALSRYSSSRGSNNSASFLHHQPKKAAGAANKTAGRQRLRIVGVNDDDADEGTEGGRNSSGLWRFLSLDPSSSCCCLGFQVAWRLALSLAFSFLVFFLATKPPQPNVSLEIATIKQFSLREGLDSTGVVTKLLTCNCSMEVVVENHSKVFRLHIQPYTMDIAFESLVFASSQSDGTLCAESGSSSTSVLFLGTKSKPMYGAGRSMQDMLESGEGLPLLVRVKLRSSYRVILGLVRSNYQHHAECRLLLNGAYDEHGNGTIYNSTCFISTSHA is encoded by the exons ATGGCGGAAGAGCAAGAAGCCCTGTTCCAGGCTGCCTCCCCCTGCGTCCTCTACTACGTGCAGAGCCCCTCCTCCGCCTCCCACACCAACAGCAGCACCCACcccgccacctcctcctccgccttccacctctctccctcttttagcGCGCACGACAACGACGTCGACGCCGTCCGAGCCACCGACGCCGTCGCCGACTCCCGCTTCGCCCTCTCCCGCTACTCCTCCTCCCGCGGGTCCAACAACTCCGCGTCTTTCCTCCACCACCAACCCAAGAAGGCCGCGGGCGCCGCCAATAAGACTGCAGGCCGGCAGCGCCTCCGGATCGTCGGCGTCAACGACGACGACGCCGACGAAGGGACCGAGGGCGGGAGGAACTCCAGCGGATTGTGGCGCTTCCTCTCCCTCGACCCATCTTCCTCTTGCTGCTGCCTCGGATTTCAGGTGGCGTGGCGACTCGCCCTCAGCTTGGCCTTCTCCTTCCTCGTCTTCTTCTTGGCCACTAAACCCCCACAACCCAACGTCTCGCTAGAG ATCGCAACGATCAAGCAATTCAGCCTCAGGGAAGGCCTGGACAGCACCGGCGTCGTCACTAAACTCCTGACCTGCAACTGCTCCATGGAGGTGGTGGTAGAAAACCACTCAAAAGTCTTTAGGTTGCACATCCAACCATACACCATGGACATAGCTTTCGAGAGCCTCGTATTCGCATCTTCTCAG AGTGATGGAACATTGTGCGCGGAGAGTGGCTCATCCTCGACCTCTGTATTGTTTTTGGGGACCAAGAGCAAGCCAATGTACGGAGCAGGACGGAGCATGCAGGACATGTTGGAGTCCGGGGAAGGCTTGCCATTGCTGGTTCGAGTCAAGTTGAGGTCGAGCTACCGGGTGATTTTGGGTCTGGTTCGATCAAATTATCAGCACCACGCGGAGTGCCGCCTCCTACTAAATGGTGCATATGATGAGCACGGCAACGGGACGATCTACAATAGCACTTGCTTCATCTCTACTTCTCATGCTTGA
- the LOC122034483 gene encoding GDSL esterase/lipase At5g37690-like: MAALLFSFAISLLLLAQIRTIAPADTKPVIFVFGDSLSDAGNNNHFPYSLARSDFPWYGIDYFNGLPTGRFTNGRTIGDIVAAKLGVPSPPPFMSVSMNDDAILHGVNYASGGAGILNETGTYFVQKLSFDDQISYFQKTKDVITLKIGKRASEKLCNEALFLVGLGSNDYINNFLQSGLDDAKKYTITEFEDLLINTLEGQLTRLHKLGARKVVFHGLSPMGCIPSQRVKSMDGGCLGYVNDYVRQFNSRVKNLIAGLNSNLPAAQMAFADCYNIVLDLINNPQVYGFKISHTSCCNVDSTIGGLCLPNSQLCSNRKDYVFWDAYHPTDAANAVIANQIFDDPDVGQVHPALRNIAPSPSPR; this comes from the exons ATGGCAGCTCTTTTGTTTTCATTCGccatttctcttcttctcttggctCAAATCCGAACCATCGCTCCTGCCGACACTAAACCTGTCATCTTTGTGTTTGGCGATTCACTCTCGGATGCTGGCAACAACAACCATTTTCCATACTCCCTTGCTAGGTCGGACTTCCCCTGGTACGGGATTGATTATTTCAATGGTCTTCCAACAGGAAGATTCACCAATGGAAGAACAATAGGAGACATCGTAG CTGCTAAGCTGGGGGTCCCATCTCCCCCACCATTTATGTCAGTGTCCATGAATGATGATGCAATCCTTCATGGAGTCAACTATGCTTCTGGAGGAGCAGGAATACTGAATGAAACTGGAACTTACTTT GTTCAGAAACTATCTTTTGACGACCAGATTAGCTATTTTCAGAAGACCAAGGATGTGATAACTCTTAAAATCGGGAAAAGGGCTTCTGAAAAACTATGCAACGAGGCACTCTTTCTCGTCGGCCTTG GAAGCAATGATTACATTAACAACTTCTTGCAATCTGGCTTAGACGATGCGAAAAAGTACACTATCACTGAGTTCGAAGATCTCCTGATTAATACATTAGAAGGCCAACTAACG AGGCTGCACAAGCTCGGAGCAAGGAAGGTGGTCTTCCACGGGCTTTCGCCAATGGGTTGCATTCCATCTCAGCGGGTGAAGTCAATGGATGGTGGATGCTTGGGCTACGTGAATGACTATGTGAGGCAATTCAATTCGAGGGTGAAGAATCTAATTGCCGGGCTCAACTCCAATCTTCCTGCTGCTCAAATGGCTTTTGCAGACTGTTACAACATTGTTTTGGATCTCATTAATAACCCACAAGTTTATG GGTTTAAAATTTCTCACACTTCATGTTGCAATGTGGACTCGACTATTGGTGGACTTTGCTTACCCAATTCCCAACTCTGCAGCAATCGAAAAGATTATGTGTTTTGGGATGCTTATCACCCAACAGATGCTGCAAATGCTGTGATTGCTAATCAAATCTTTGATGATCCAGATGTCGGACAAGTTCATCCTGCACTTCGGAACATCGCTCCGTCCCCCTCCCCCCGTTGA